In the genome of Oncorhynchus clarkii lewisi isolate Uvic-CL-2024 chromosome 22, UVic_Ocla_1.0, whole genome shotgun sequence, one region contains:
- the LOC139380816 gene encoding myosin light chain 1, skeletal muscle isoform-like, producing the protein MAPKKDAKAAPAKKAEPAKAAAPAPEPEVVAAPPALDLSTVKVEFTPDQQEDYKEAFGLFDRVGDAKVAYNQVADIMRALGQNPTNKEVRKVLGNPSDEEMAGKRLEFEAFLPMLQHIVNDPNKGTFDDYVEGLRVFDKEGNGTVMGAELRIVLGTLGEKMTEAEIDALMQGQEDENGSINFEAFVKHIMSI; encoded by the exons ATGGCACCCAAGAAGGACGCTAAGGCGGCACCCGCCAAGAAAGCCGAGCCGGCAAAGGCAGCTGCACCCGCACCCGAGCCTGAGGTGGTGGCCGCCCCCCCTGCACTCGACTTGTCCACAGTCAAG GTGGAGTTCACTCCCGACCAGCAGGAGG aCTACAAGGAGGCTTTCGGTCTCTTCGACAGGGTGGGTGACGCAAAGGTGGCTTACAACCAGGTCGCTGATATCATGCGCGCCCTGGGACAGAACCCCACCAACAAGGAGGTGCGCAAAGTCCTGGGCAACCCTTCTGATGAGg AAATGGCCGGCAAGAGATTAGAGTTTGAGGCCTTCCTCCCCATGCTCCAGCACATCGTCAATGACCCAAACAAGGGAACCTTCGATGACTACGTTGAAGGTCTGCGCGTCTTTGACAAGGAGGGCAACGGCACCGTGATGGGGGCTGAGCTGCGTATTGTCCTTGGAACACTGG gtgAGAAGATGACCGAGGCTGAGATTGATGCCCTCATGCAGGGACAGGAGGACGAGAACGGCAGTATCAACTTTGAAG CCTTTGTCAAGCACATCATGTCTATTTAA